The proteins below come from a single Pleuronectes platessa chromosome 3, fPlePla1.1, whole genome shotgun sequence genomic window:
- the slc44a2 gene encoding choline transporter-like protein 2 isoform X1, with product MELDEKKPDGKYGESRKFDPNFKGPINNRGCTDVLCCILFILALLGYFAVGIIAWSQGDPRKVIYPTDSRGQFCGQAGTPLEKKPLLFYFNILKCASPLTLLEFQCPTTQLCVESCPDRHLTLVKAKLGNTEDHEYYKQFCKEGVNFAKLSPPEILRDGLCPALLMPSKAFTRRCLPALGTMKGGVVVVGNETTFDSGEGVSINASDVLEASKKSNVVVEARQVAMRIFEDYTQSWHWILLGLVIAMVVSLIFIVLLRFLAGIMVWIMIVLVILVIGYGIFHCYMEFASLNGEPGSDVTIRDLGLQTDFSVYLQIKQTWLAFMIILAIVEFIIILLLIFLRKRIMIAIALIKEASRAVGHVMSSLFYPLLTFTLLAVVIAYWAVTAVFLSTSNEQVYKVFNNSDCEYALETCDPKTFNTSNVSAQCPDAECLFAFYGGETLYHKYLILFQFYNIFLFFWCANFVTALGQVTLAGAFASYYWAFKKPGDIPAYPIFSSLGRALRYHTGSLAFGSLILSVVQVIRVFLEYLDQKLKGAQNKFAKFLLSCMKCCFWCLEKCIKFLNRNAYIMVAIYGKSFCASARDAFFLLMRNILRVAVLDKVTDFLLFLGKLLIVGIVGIFSFFFFSGRIRAVEDAAPSLNYYWVPILTVVVGSYLIAHGFFSVYAMCVDTLFLCFLEDMERNDGSAERPYFMSQNLLSLLKKSNEEPKSVD from the exons GTGAATCCAGGAAGTTTGATCCAAACTTCAAGGGACCAATCAACAACAG ggGCTGCACAGATGTCCTCTGCTGCATTCTCTTCATCCTGGCCCTGTTGGGCTACTTTGCTGTGGGTATCATCG CCTGGTCTCAGGGTGACCCCAGGAAAGTGATCTATCCCACAGACAGCAGGGGGCAGTTTTGTGGACAAGCTGGGACACCTCTGGA GAAGAAGCCTCTTCTGTTCTACTTCAACATACTGAAATGTGCCAGTCCTCTGACGCTGCTGGAGTTCCAGTGTCCCACCACACAG TTATGTGTGGAGAGCTGTCCTGACAGGCATCTCACCTTGGTGAAAGCCAAGTTAGGCAACACAGAAGACCATGAATACTACAAACAATTCTGCAAGGAGGGAGTCAACTTTGCTAAATTG AGTCCTCCTGAGATCCTTAGGGATGGCTTGTGTCCAGCCCTGTTGATGCCCAGCAAAGCCT tCACGCGCCGCTGCCTTCCTGCATTGGGAACGATGAAaggtggggtggtggtggtgggcaaCGAAACCACTTTTGATTCCGGGGAGGGCGTCAGTATCAATGCCTCCGATGTGCTGGAGGCATCGAA GAAGTCGAATGTGGTCGTTGAAGCTCGCCAGGTGGCCATGAGGATCTTTGAAGACTACACACAGTCTTGGCACTGGATATTGCT GGGTCTGGTGATAGCCATGGTCGTCAGCTTGATTTTCATCGTCCTGCTGAGATTCCTGGCTGGTATCATGGTCTGGATCATGATTGTTTTGGTTATTCTTGTCATTGGCTACG GTATTTTCCATTGTTACATGGAATTTGCCAGTCTGAATGGAGAGCCTGGGTCAGACGTCACCATCCGCGACCTGGGCCTGCAGACCGACTTCTCAGTCTATCTGCAGATCAAACAGACTTGGCTGGCCTTCA TGATCATCTTGGCTATTGTGGAATTCATCATCATCCTGCTACTCATTTTCCTCCGGAAGAGAATCATGATCGCCATCGCTCTCATCAAAGAGGCGAGCAG agcTGTTGGGCACGTGATGTCATCGCTGTTCTACCCACTGCTGACCTTTACCCTCCTGGCCGTGGTGATCGCCTACTGGGCCGTCACTGCTGT TTTCTTATCCACCTCTAATGAGCAGGTGTACAAAGTTTTCAACAACTCTGACTGTGAGTACGCACTAGAAACCTGTGACCCCAAG ACATTCAACACCTCCAACGTCTCTGCTCAGTGTCCAGATGCAGAGTGTCTGTTTGCCTTCTATGGCGGAGAGACCCTCTACCACAAGTATCTCATCCTGTTCCAGTTCTACAACATCTTCCTGTTCTTCTGGTGCGCCAACTTTGTGACGGCCCTGGGCCAGGTCACTCTGGCGGGGGCCTTTGCCTCATATTATTGGGCCTTCAAGAAGCCTGGTGATATCCCCGCCTACCCCATCTTCTCCTCACTAGGACGCGCCCTCAG ATACCACACAGGCTCCCTGGCTTTCGGCTCTCTGATCCTGTCTGTGGTTCAGGTCATCAGGGTCTTTCTGGAGTATCTGGACCAAAAGTTGAAAG GTGCTCAGAACAAATTTGCTAAATTCCTGTTGAGCTGCATGAAGTGCTGCTTCTGGTGTCTGGAGAAATGTATCAAGTTCCTCAACAGAAACGCCTACATCATG GTCGCCATCTATGGGAAGAGTTTCTGTGCTTCAGCTCGGGATGCCTTTTTCCTTCTCATGAGAAACATCCTCAG AGTGGCTGTTCTCGACAAAGTGACTGACTTCCTGCTGTTTCTTGGGAAGCTCCTCATTGTTGGCATTGTTG ggatcttctctttcttcttcttctctgggagAATCAGAGCAGTTGAGGATGCGGCTCCATCTCTGAACTACTACTGGGTGCCAATactg ACGGTGGTAGTGGGATCCTATCTCATCGCCCATGGCTTCTTCAGTGTGTACGCCATGTGTGTGGACAcactcttcctctgcttct TGGAGGACATGGAGCGCAATGATGGATCAGCAGAGAGGCCGTATTTCATGTCCCAGAACCTGCTCAGCCTCCTGAAGAAGTCCAACGAGGAGCCCAAGTCTGTAGATTAa
- the slc44a2 gene encoding choline transporter-like protein 2 isoform X2, whose translation MAKYHGRGESRKFDPNFKGPINNRGCTDVLCCILFILALLGYFAVGIIAWSQGDPRKVIYPTDSRGQFCGQAGTPLEKKPLLFYFNILKCASPLTLLEFQCPTTQLCVESCPDRHLTLVKAKLGNTEDHEYYKQFCKEGVNFAKLSPPEILRDGLCPALLMPSKAFTRRCLPALGTMKGGVVVVGNETTFDSGEGVSINASDVLEASKKSNVVVEARQVAMRIFEDYTQSWHWILLGLVIAMVVSLIFIVLLRFLAGIMVWIMIVLVILVIGYGIFHCYMEFASLNGEPGSDVTIRDLGLQTDFSVYLQIKQTWLAFMIILAIVEFIIILLLIFLRKRIMIAIALIKEASRAVGHVMSSLFYPLLTFTLLAVVIAYWAVTAVFLSTSNEQVYKVFNNSDCEYALETCDPKTFNTSNVSAQCPDAECLFAFYGGETLYHKYLILFQFYNIFLFFWCANFVTALGQVTLAGAFASYYWAFKKPGDIPAYPIFSSLGRALRYHTGSLAFGSLILSVVQVIRVFLEYLDQKLKGAQNKFAKFLLSCMKCCFWCLEKCIKFLNRNAYIMVAIYGKSFCASARDAFFLLMRNILRVAVLDKVTDFLLFLGKLLIVGIVGIFSFFFFSGRIRAVEDAAPSLNYYWVPILTVVVGSYLIAHGFFSVYAMCVDTLFLCFLEDMERNDGSAERPYFMSQNLLSLLKKSNEEPKSVD comes from the exons GTGAATCCAGGAAGTTTGATCCAAACTTCAAGGGACCAATCAACAACAG ggGCTGCACAGATGTCCTCTGCTGCATTCTCTTCATCCTGGCCCTGTTGGGCTACTTTGCTGTGGGTATCATCG CCTGGTCTCAGGGTGACCCCAGGAAAGTGATCTATCCCACAGACAGCAGGGGGCAGTTTTGTGGACAAGCTGGGACACCTCTGGA GAAGAAGCCTCTTCTGTTCTACTTCAACATACTGAAATGTGCCAGTCCTCTGACGCTGCTGGAGTTCCAGTGTCCCACCACACAG TTATGTGTGGAGAGCTGTCCTGACAGGCATCTCACCTTGGTGAAAGCCAAGTTAGGCAACACAGAAGACCATGAATACTACAAACAATTCTGCAAGGAGGGAGTCAACTTTGCTAAATTG AGTCCTCCTGAGATCCTTAGGGATGGCTTGTGTCCAGCCCTGTTGATGCCCAGCAAAGCCT tCACGCGCCGCTGCCTTCCTGCATTGGGAACGATGAAaggtggggtggtggtggtgggcaaCGAAACCACTTTTGATTCCGGGGAGGGCGTCAGTATCAATGCCTCCGATGTGCTGGAGGCATCGAA GAAGTCGAATGTGGTCGTTGAAGCTCGCCAGGTGGCCATGAGGATCTTTGAAGACTACACACAGTCTTGGCACTGGATATTGCT GGGTCTGGTGATAGCCATGGTCGTCAGCTTGATTTTCATCGTCCTGCTGAGATTCCTGGCTGGTATCATGGTCTGGATCATGATTGTTTTGGTTATTCTTGTCATTGGCTACG GTATTTTCCATTGTTACATGGAATTTGCCAGTCTGAATGGAGAGCCTGGGTCAGACGTCACCATCCGCGACCTGGGCCTGCAGACCGACTTCTCAGTCTATCTGCAGATCAAACAGACTTGGCTGGCCTTCA TGATCATCTTGGCTATTGTGGAATTCATCATCATCCTGCTACTCATTTTCCTCCGGAAGAGAATCATGATCGCCATCGCTCTCATCAAAGAGGCGAGCAG agcTGTTGGGCACGTGATGTCATCGCTGTTCTACCCACTGCTGACCTTTACCCTCCTGGCCGTGGTGATCGCCTACTGGGCCGTCACTGCTGT TTTCTTATCCACCTCTAATGAGCAGGTGTACAAAGTTTTCAACAACTCTGACTGTGAGTACGCACTAGAAACCTGTGACCCCAAG ACATTCAACACCTCCAACGTCTCTGCTCAGTGTCCAGATGCAGAGTGTCTGTTTGCCTTCTATGGCGGAGAGACCCTCTACCACAAGTATCTCATCCTGTTCCAGTTCTACAACATCTTCCTGTTCTTCTGGTGCGCCAACTTTGTGACGGCCCTGGGCCAGGTCACTCTGGCGGGGGCCTTTGCCTCATATTATTGGGCCTTCAAGAAGCCTGGTGATATCCCCGCCTACCCCATCTTCTCCTCACTAGGACGCGCCCTCAG ATACCACACAGGCTCCCTGGCTTTCGGCTCTCTGATCCTGTCTGTGGTTCAGGTCATCAGGGTCTTTCTGGAGTATCTGGACCAAAAGTTGAAAG GTGCTCAGAACAAATTTGCTAAATTCCTGTTGAGCTGCATGAAGTGCTGCTTCTGGTGTCTGGAGAAATGTATCAAGTTCCTCAACAGAAACGCCTACATCATG GTCGCCATCTATGGGAAGAGTTTCTGTGCTTCAGCTCGGGATGCCTTTTTCCTTCTCATGAGAAACATCCTCAG AGTGGCTGTTCTCGACAAAGTGACTGACTTCCTGCTGTTTCTTGGGAAGCTCCTCATTGTTGGCATTGTTG ggatcttctctttcttcttcttctctgggagAATCAGAGCAGTTGAGGATGCGGCTCCATCTCTGAACTACTACTGGGTGCCAATactg ACGGTGGTAGTGGGATCCTATCTCATCGCCCATGGCTTCTTCAGTGTGTACGCCATGTGTGTGGACAcactcttcctctgcttct TGGAGGACATGGAGCGCAATGATGGATCAGCAGAGAGGCCGTATTTCATGTCCCAGAACCTGCTCAGCCTCCTGAAGAAGTCCAACGAGGAGCCCAAGTCTGTAGATTAa
- the slc44a2 gene encoding choline transporter-like protein 2 isoform X3, with translation MELDEKKPDGKYGESRKFDPNFKGPINNRGCTDVLCCILFILALLGYFAVGIIAWSQGDPRKVIYPTDSRGQFCGQAGTPLEKKPLLFYFNILKCASPLTLLEFQCPTTQLCVESCPDRHLTLVKAKLGNTEDHEYYKQFCKEGVNFAKLSPPEILRDGLCPALLMPSKAFTRRCLPALGTMKGGVVVVGNETTFDSGEGVSINASDVLEASKKSNVVVEARQVAMRIFEDYTQSWHWILLGLVIAMVVSLIFIVLLRFLAGIMVWIMIVLVILVIGYGIFHCYMEFASLNGEPGSDVTIRDLGLQTDFSVYLQIKQTWLAFMIILAIVEFIIILLLIFLRKRIMIAIALIKEASRAVGHVMSSLFYPLLTFTLLAVVIAYWAVTAVFLSTSNEQVYKVFNNSDCEYALETCDPKTFNTSNVSAQCPDAECLFAFYGGETLYHKYLILFQFYNIFLFFWCANFVTALGQVTLAGAFASYYWAFKKPGDIPAYPIFSSLGRALRYHTGSLAFGSLILSVVQVIRVFLEYLDQKLKGAQNKFAKFLLSCMKCCFWCLEKCIKFLNRNAYIMVAIYGKSFCASARDAFFLLMRNILRVAVLDKVTDFLLFLGKLLIVGIVGIFSFFFFSGRIRAVEDAAPSLNYYWVPILTVVVGSYLIAHGFFSVYAMCVDTLFLCFCEDLERNDGSSERPYFMSPELHEILSKVERPEEDHDGVEQADAAKSADQVKLEEETPLQQQQDGEIQLTQQTVLKQEKEEEQPLQSNTDAEDPKEEKSKELTVDQAEEAEKKEVVEMKEEAEKPEVKQEEKPEEVTPPAVEAEKEVTGRKEEEKEESKEGNPPSAPQE, from the exons GTGAATCCAGGAAGTTTGATCCAAACTTCAAGGGACCAATCAACAACAG ggGCTGCACAGATGTCCTCTGCTGCATTCTCTTCATCCTGGCCCTGTTGGGCTACTTTGCTGTGGGTATCATCG CCTGGTCTCAGGGTGACCCCAGGAAAGTGATCTATCCCACAGACAGCAGGGGGCAGTTTTGTGGACAAGCTGGGACACCTCTGGA GAAGAAGCCTCTTCTGTTCTACTTCAACATACTGAAATGTGCCAGTCCTCTGACGCTGCTGGAGTTCCAGTGTCCCACCACACAG TTATGTGTGGAGAGCTGTCCTGACAGGCATCTCACCTTGGTGAAAGCCAAGTTAGGCAACACAGAAGACCATGAATACTACAAACAATTCTGCAAGGAGGGAGTCAACTTTGCTAAATTG AGTCCTCCTGAGATCCTTAGGGATGGCTTGTGTCCAGCCCTGTTGATGCCCAGCAAAGCCT tCACGCGCCGCTGCCTTCCTGCATTGGGAACGATGAAaggtggggtggtggtggtgggcaaCGAAACCACTTTTGATTCCGGGGAGGGCGTCAGTATCAATGCCTCCGATGTGCTGGAGGCATCGAA GAAGTCGAATGTGGTCGTTGAAGCTCGCCAGGTGGCCATGAGGATCTTTGAAGACTACACACAGTCTTGGCACTGGATATTGCT GGGTCTGGTGATAGCCATGGTCGTCAGCTTGATTTTCATCGTCCTGCTGAGATTCCTGGCTGGTATCATGGTCTGGATCATGATTGTTTTGGTTATTCTTGTCATTGGCTACG GTATTTTCCATTGTTACATGGAATTTGCCAGTCTGAATGGAGAGCCTGGGTCAGACGTCACCATCCGCGACCTGGGCCTGCAGACCGACTTCTCAGTCTATCTGCAGATCAAACAGACTTGGCTGGCCTTCA TGATCATCTTGGCTATTGTGGAATTCATCATCATCCTGCTACTCATTTTCCTCCGGAAGAGAATCATGATCGCCATCGCTCTCATCAAAGAGGCGAGCAG agcTGTTGGGCACGTGATGTCATCGCTGTTCTACCCACTGCTGACCTTTACCCTCCTGGCCGTGGTGATCGCCTACTGGGCCGTCACTGCTGT TTTCTTATCCACCTCTAATGAGCAGGTGTACAAAGTTTTCAACAACTCTGACTGTGAGTACGCACTAGAAACCTGTGACCCCAAG ACATTCAACACCTCCAACGTCTCTGCTCAGTGTCCAGATGCAGAGTGTCTGTTTGCCTTCTATGGCGGAGAGACCCTCTACCACAAGTATCTCATCCTGTTCCAGTTCTACAACATCTTCCTGTTCTTCTGGTGCGCCAACTTTGTGACGGCCCTGGGCCAGGTCACTCTGGCGGGGGCCTTTGCCTCATATTATTGGGCCTTCAAGAAGCCTGGTGATATCCCCGCCTACCCCATCTTCTCCTCACTAGGACGCGCCCTCAG ATACCACACAGGCTCCCTGGCTTTCGGCTCTCTGATCCTGTCTGTGGTTCAGGTCATCAGGGTCTTTCTGGAGTATCTGGACCAAAAGTTGAAAG GTGCTCAGAACAAATTTGCTAAATTCCTGTTGAGCTGCATGAAGTGCTGCTTCTGGTGTCTGGAGAAATGTATCAAGTTCCTCAACAGAAACGCCTACATCATG GTCGCCATCTATGGGAAGAGTTTCTGTGCTTCAGCTCGGGATGCCTTTTTCCTTCTCATGAGAAACATCCTCAG AGTGGCTGTTCTCGACAAAGTGACTGACTTCCTGCTGTTTCTTGGGAAGCTCCTCATTGTTGGCATTGTTG ggatcttctctttcttcttcttctctgggagAATCAGAGCAGTTGAGGATGCGGCTCCATCTCTGAACTACTACTGGGTGCCAATactg ACGGTGGTAGTGGGATCCTATCTCATCGCCCATGGCTTCTTCAGTGTGTACGCCATGTGTGTGGACAcactcttcctctgcttct GTGAGGACCTGGAAAGAAACGATGGCTCGTCTGAGAGACCTTACTTCATGTCCCCCGAGCTGCACGAGATCCTCTCCAAAGTAGAGAGGCCGGAGGAAGATCACGATGGCGTTGAGCAGGCGGATGCCGCGAAGTCCGCAGATCAGGTGAaactggaggaggagacgccTCTTCAGCAACAGCAGGACGGAGAGATCCAACTGACACAGCAGACAGTGCTGAagcaggagaaagaagaggagcaaCCGCTGCAGTCCAACACTGACGCCGAGGAcccaaaagaggagaagagcaagGAACTGACCGTCGATCAAGCGGAGGAGGCTGAGAAGAAAGAAGTCGTGGAGATGAAGGAAGAGGCAGAAAAGCCGGAGGTAAAACAGGAAGAAAAGCCGGAGGAGGTGACCCCACCAGCTGTGGAGGCTGAGAAAGAGGTGACTGGTcgaaaggaagaggaaaaggaggaatcTAAGGAGGGAAATCCTCCCTCTGCACCACAGGAGTAG